In the genome of Mycobacterium kansasii ATCC 12478, one region contains:
- a CDS encoding DUF732 domain-containing protein, with protein sequence MRPAQTFAVPLVGLALTCPVTLPVAFPVAFPVAQADPLSTEDSYYTKLLSENGVNYQGRVSPQTMIAEAHTTCAMLDQSPNPQTYQATVNRLVGGPGNFTQQEARSTVLAAVNSYCSQHTNLLYH encoded by the coding sequence ATGAGGCCTGCACAAACGTTTGCGGTACCGTTGGTGGGCCTGGCTCTGACCTGTCCGGTGACCTTGCCGGTGGCCTTCCCGGTGGCCTTCCCGGTGGCCCAAGCCGATCCGCTCAGTACCGAGGATTCCTATTACACGAAGTTGCTTTCGGAGAACGGAGTGAACTACCAGGGCCGGGTCTCGCCGCAGACGATGATCGCCGAGGCCCACACCACCTGCGCGATGCTCGACCAGAGCCCCAACCCGCAGACGTACCAGGCGACGGTCAACAGACTCGTCGGCGGTCCTGGCAACTTCACTCAGCAGGAGGCGAGGTCGACCGTGCTCGCTGCCGTCAACAGCTACTGCAGCCAGCACACCAATCTGCTGTATCACTGA
- a CDS encoding LLM class F420-dependent oxidoreductase translates to MRLGLHALGIGSGADRTVIDAVASAADNAGFATLWAGEHVVMVDRPASRYPYSDDGVIAVPAQADWLDPMIALAFAAAASSRIAVATGVLLLPEHNPVVVAKQAASLDRLSGGRLVLGVGVGWFREEFEALGVPFERRAARTAEYVAAMRTLWRDDVASFSGDFVTFDRVRVNPKPVRDRRIPIVVGGNSDAAMRRVAAWADGWYGFNLDGIDAVRERVVTLEQLCAESGRDRGELSLAVALRNPRVGDVEALAELGVDELVLVQAPPAAAGAVAGWVSALADKWLSATGAVGRLPG, encoded by the coding sequence ATGCGGCTGGGATTGCACGCGTTGGGGATCGGTTCCGGCGCCGACCGGACGGTGATTGACGCCGTCGCATCCGCGGCGGACAACGCCGGTTTCGCCACCCTGTGGGCCGGCGAACATGTCGTGATGGTGGACCGGCCCGCGTCCCGGTATCCCTATTCCGACGACGGCGTCATTGCGGTTCCGGCCCAGGCGGATTGGCTGGACCCGATGATCGCGCTTGCGTTCGCCGCCGCCGCCTCGTCGCGGATAGCGGTCGCTACCGGGGTGTTGCTGCTGCCCGAGCACAATCCGGTGGTGGTGGCCAAGCAGGCGGCGAGCCTGGATCGGCTGAGCGGCGGACGACTGGTACTCGGCGTCGGCGTCGGATGGTTCAGGGAGGAGTTCGAAGCGCTCGGAGTGCCCTTCGAGCGTCGCGCGGCGCGCACCGCCGAATACGTCGCCGCGATGCGCACGTTGTGGCGCGACGATGTGGCGTCGTTCAGCGGAGACTTCGTCACATTCGACCGCGTCCGGGTCAATCCCAAGCCGGTCCGTGATCGCCGCATCCCGATCGTGGTCGGGGGCAACAGCGACGCCGCGATGCGGCGGGTCGCGGCCTGGGCCGACGGCTGGTACGGGTTCAACCTTGATGGTATTGACGCGGTGCGCGAACGGGTTGTCACGCTCGAGCAGCTGTGCGCCGAGTCGGGTCGCGACCGTGGCGAGCTGTCACTGGCCGTGGCTCTGCGCAACCCCCGGGTCGGCGACGTCGAGGCCCTGGCCGAACTGGGCGTCGATGAGCTGGTGCTGGTCCAGGCGCCGCCGGCGGCTGCCGGCGCGGTAGCGGGCTGGGTTTCGGCGCTGGCCGACAAATGGCTGTCCGCAACCGGCGCAGTAGGTAGGCTTCCGGGTTGA
- a CDS encoding cytochrome P450 — MKTGLYYDPYDVNIAADPYPTYARLRDEAPIYYNERYNFWALSRHADVEKALSDWETFSNSRSDILELIQSKFDMPPGVMMFQDPPAHTRLRGVMSRVFTPRRMAELEDQIRAYCVRCLDPLVGSDGFDIIANLASMMPMRVIGMLLGIPEGDQISVRDANDANLRTKPGTPMKVADPDAIADGRIYADYVDWRAKNPSDDLMTALLNVEFEDENGVTRKLTRNEVLHYTQVVAGAGNETTGRLIGWLAKVLAEHPNQRREVAQDRSLLTRTVDETLRYEPTGPHVARYTLREFECYDTTVPAHSAVLLLFGAANRDPLRYRDPDTFDIHRDNISHLTFGKGVHYCLGANLARLEGRVALDELLNRWPEWDVDYDSLKLAPTSTVRGWERLRILLP; from the coding sequence ATGAAAACCGGGCTCTACTACGACCCTTACGACGTCAACATCGCCGCCGACCCCTACCCCACCTACGCCCGCCTGCGCGACGAGGCGCCGATCTATTACAACGAGCGCTACAACTTCTGGGCGCTGTCACGCCACGCCGACGTCGAGAAGGCGCTGTCGGATTGGGAGACGTTCTCCAACAGCCGAAGCGACATTCTCGAACTGATCCAGTCCAAGTTCGACATGCCTCCCGGCGTGATGATGTTCCAGGACCCGCCCGCACACACGAGGCTGCGCGGCGTCATGTCGCGGGTCTTCACCCCGCGCCGGATGGCCGAACTCGAAGACCAGATCCGGGCCTACTGCGTGCGTTGCCTGGATCCGCTGGTCGGCTCGGACGGCTTTGACATCATCGCCAACCTCGCGTCGATGATGCCGATGCGCGTCATCGGCATGCTGCTGGGCATCCCCGAAGGCGACCAGATCAGTGTCCGGGACGCCAACGACGCCAACCTGCGCACCAAACCCGGTACGCCGATGAAGGTGGCCGATCCGGACGCGATCGCCGACGGCCGCATCTACGCCGACTACGTCGACTGGCGCGCCAAGAACCCCTCCGACGACCTGATGACCGCGCTGCTCAACGTCGAGTTCGAAGACGAAAACGGCGTCACCAGAAAGCTCACCCGCAACGAGGTGCTGCATTACACCCAGGTCGTCGCCGGCGCCGGCAACGAAACCACCGGACGACTGATCGGCTGGCTGGCCAAGGTGCTCGCCGAGCATCCCAACCAACGCCGCGAAGTCGCGCAGGACCGTTCGCTGTTGACCCGCACGGTCGACGAGACGTTGCGCTACGAGCCGACCGGACCCCATGTCGCGCGCTATACCCTTCGCGAGTTCGAGTGCTACGACACCACGGTGCCCGCCCACAGCGCTGTCCTGCTGCTCTTCGGCGCCGCCAACCGAGACCCGTTGCGCTACCGGGATCCCGACACGTTCGACATCCACCGCGACAACATCTCCCACCTCACGTTCGGCAAAGGCGTGCACTACTGCCTCGGCGCGAACCTGGCACGGCTGGAAGGCAGGGTCGCCCTCGACGAATTGCTCAACCGGTGGCCCGAATGGGACGTCGACTACGACAGCCTCAAGCTCGCGCCGACCTCCACCGTTCGCGGCTGGGAGCGGCTGCGCATCCTGCTACCCTGA
- a CDS encoding sulfatase-like hydrolase/transferase: MADRPDIVIVMTDEERAVPPYESADILAWRQRTLTGRRWFDEHGVNFTRHYTGSLACVPSRPTIFTGHYPDLHGVTQTDGIGKRFDDSRLRWLRAGEVPTLGNWFRAAGYDTHYDGKWHISHADLHDPETGGSLATNDDDGVVDPAAVQRYLDADPLGPYGFSGWVGPEPHGAAMSDCGLRRDPLIADRVVAWLNDRYARRRAGDAAALRPFLLVASFVNPHDIVLFPAWVRRNPLKPSLLDPPPVHPAPTADEDLQAKPAAQIAFREAYYSGYGPARVVKRNYGRNAQRYRDLYYRLHAEVDGPIDRVRRAVTEGGSDNAVLVRTADHGDLLGAHGGLHQKWFNLYDEATRVPFVIARIGADATTARTVSAPTSHVDLVPTLLGAAGVDADVAAAQLAESFTEVHPLPGRNLMPVVDGGPADRSRAVYVMTRDNVLEGDTGASAFARQLGRTVNPPAPLRIKVPAHVASNFEGLVVRVDDSDAVGGAGHLWKLVRTFDDPATWTEPGVRHLAGNGIGGEAYRTDPVDDQWELYDLTTDPIEADNRWTDPALHELRQHLRMQLKQQRAVSVPERNQPWPYAKRQPPADPSGGVLRRALGRFR; the protein is encoded by the coding sequence ATGGCTGATCGCCCCGACATCGTCATCGTGATGACCGACGAGGAGCGCGCGGTTCCGCCCTACGAGTCGGCCGACATCCTGGCCTGGCGACAGCGCACCCTGACCGGGCGCCGGTGGTTCGACGAGCACGGGGTGAATTTCACCCGGCACTACACCGGCTCGCTGGCCTGCGTGCCCAGCCGCCCCACGATATTCACCGGTCACTACCCCGACCTGCACGGGGTCACCCAGACCGACGGCATCGGCAAACGATTCGACGACTCGCGGCTGCGCTGGCTGCGCGCCGGCGAGGTGCCGACCCTGGGCAACTGGTTCCGCGCGGCCGGCTATGACACCCACTACGACGGCAAGTGGCACATCTCGCACGCCGACCTGCACGACCCCGAGACCGGCGGATCGCTGGCCACCAACGACGACGACGGCGTCGTCGACCCGGCCGCGGTGCAGCGCTACCTCGACGCCGACCCGCTGGGTCCCTACGGTTTCTCCGGTTGGGTAGGTCCCGAACCGCACGGGGCCGCCATGTCCGACTGCGGCCTGCGCCGCGATCCGCTGATCGCCGATCGGGTGGTCGCCTGGCTCAACGACCGCTACGCACGGCGACGCGCCGGTGACGCCGCGGCGCTGCGCCCGTTCCTGCTGGTGGCCAGCTTCGTCAACCCGCACGACATCGTGCTGTTCCCGGCGTGGGTGCGACGCAATCCGCTCAAGCCGTCCCTGCTGGACCCGCCGCCGGTGCACCCCGCGCCCACCGCCGACGAAGATCTGCAGGCAAAACCGGCTGCCCAGATCGCGTTTCGGGAGGCCTACTACTCCGGCTACGGTCCGGCACGGGTGGTCAAACGCAACTATGGACGCAACGCGCAGCGCTACCGCGACCTCTACTACCGCCTGCACGCCGAGGTCGACGGACCGATCGACCGGGTGCGCCGAGCGGTCACCGAGGGCGGCTCGGACAATGCAGTTCTGGTGCGCACCGCCGATCACGGCGACCTGCTGGGAGCTCACGGCGGCCTGCACCAGAAGTGGTTCAACCTCTACGACGAGGCCACCCGGGTGCCGTTCGTCATCGCCCGCATCGGCGCCGACGCGACCACGGCGCGCACCGTTTCGGCGCCGACATCGCACGTCGACCTGGTGCCAACGCTGCTCGGCGCGGCGGGGGTCGACGCCGACGTCGCGGCCGCACAACTCGCCGAGTCGTTCACCGAAGTGCACCCCCTTCCCGGCCGCAACCTGATGCCGGTGGTCGACGGCGGACCCGCCGATCGGTCCCGGGCTGTGTACGTGATGACGCGTGACAACGTGCTCGAAGGCGACACCGGCGCGTCGGCGTTTGCCCGGCAGCTGGGCCGAACCGTGAATCCGCCCGCGCCGCTGCGGATCAAGGTGCCCGCGCACGTGGCCTCCAACTTCGAGGGGCTCGTCGTACGCGTCGACGACTCCGACGCCGTCGGCGGCGCCGGGCACCTGTGGAAGCTGGTACGCACCTTCGACGACCCGGCCACCTGGACCGAACCGGGCGTGCGTCACCTGGCCGGCAACGGCATCGGCGGCGAGGCGTACCGCACCGATCCCGTCGACGACCAGTGGGAGCTCTACGACCTGACCACCGACCCCATCGAGGCAGACAACCGATGGACTGACCCCGCCCTACACGAGCTGCGCCAACATCTGCGGATGCAGCTCAAGCAGCAACGGGCGGTGTCGGTGCCGGAGCGCAATCAGCCGTGGCCGTATGCCAAGCGTCAGCCCCCGGCCGACCCGTCCGGCGGCGTGCTGCGTAGAGCGCTCGGGCGATTCAGGTAG
- a CDS encoding DUF488 domain-containing protein, protein MVTKRRIRVTRIYEEPGPDDGQRILVDGIWPRGIRKDDPRVGIWRKDVAPSKELREWYHHRRERFDEFEARYEAELSGSPALAELRKLAASGPITLVTATREIDGSHAAVLAKLLKSG, encoded by the coding sequence ATGGTCACCAAGCGCCGGATTCGAGTGACGCGGATCTATGAGGAGCCCGGTCCCGACGACGGCCAACGCATCCTGGTCGACGGCATCTGGCCGCGGGGAATCCGCAAAGACGATCCGCGAGTGGGTATCTGGCGCAAGGATGTCGCCCCGTCGAAGGAACTGCGTGAGTGGTACCACCACCGGCGGGAGCGGTTCGACGAATTCGAGGCGCGCTACGAAGCGGAACTGTCCGGCAGCCCAGCACTGGCCGAACTGCGGAAGCTCGCCGCGAGTGGGCCCATCACCCTGGTCACCGCCACGCGCGAAATCGACGGCAGTCATGCGGCGGTCCTGGCGAAGCTGCTCAAGAGTGGCTGA
- a CDS encoding DUF2750 domain-containing protein, with translation MALHLTADLRANYQRFIDRVRATREIWVLLGPDLRGAWVHSNDYVTEDDEPVCVHLVYSTPAYARRHATGEWAGMEPASLTLDEFIDGPLRGMHEGGDLLGPDFNADLAGLEIEPIEMARALLGEP, from the coding sequence GTGGCTCTCCACCTGACGGCCGACCTTCGGGCCAACTATCAGCGCTTCATCGACCGGGTGCGCGCGACCCGAGAAATCTGGGTGCTGCTCGGCCCCGATCTGCGGGGAGCGTGGGTGCACTCGAATGACTACGTGACCGAAGACGACGAGCCGGTCTGCGTACATCTGGTCTACTCCACACCGGCCTATGCGCGCCGGCACGCAACGGGGGAGTGGGCGGGTATGGAACCGGCTTCGTTGACCCTCGACGAGTTCATCGACGGACCGTTGAGGGGCATGCATGAGGGCGGTGACTTGTTGGGACCCGATTTCAACGCCGATCTCGCCGGTCTGGAGATCGAGCCGATCGAGATGGCCCGAGCCCTGCTCGGGGAGCCATAA
- a CDS encoding LLM class F420-dependent oxidoreductase produces MRFGVLTFVTDEGIGPAQLGAALEQRGFESLFLAEHTHIPVDTRSPYPAGGPIPHKYYRTLDPFVALTAAAVSTETLVLGTGIALVPERDPILTAKEVASLDMLSQGRFRFGVGVGWLREEVANHRVDPAVRGRVTDERLRAMIEIWTQEKAEFHGKYVDFDPIYCWPKPVTKPYPPLYIGGGPANFTRIADLNAGWIAISPSPEQLSRPLERLRAAAGSDVPVTVCHWGDATATDLEGYRPLGVERVLLDLPTEPYDQTLRYLDKLASELGQLA; encoded by the coding sequence ATGCGGTTCGGTGTGTTGACGTTTGTCACCGACGAGGGCATCGGCCCGGCACAGCTGGGTGCGGCCCTGGAACAGCGCGGATTCGAGTCGCTGTTTCTCGCCGAACACACCCATATCCCGGTCGACACGCGCAGCCCCTACCCGGCCGGTGGGCCCATTCCGCACAAGTACTACCGGACATTGGATCCGTTCGTGGCGTTGACGGCGGCGGCGGTTAGCACCGAGACGCTGGTTTTGGGTACCGGCATCGCGTTGGTCCCGGAGCGCGATCCGATTCTGACGGCCAAAGAGGTTGCCTCGCTGGACATGCTGTCGCAGGGGCGGTTTCGATTCGGCGTCGGCGTGGGTTGGCTGCGCGAAGAAGTGGCCAACCACCGTGTCGATCCCGCGGTTCGCGGACGCGTGACCGACGAGCGGCTGCGCGCGATGATCGAGATCTGGACCCAGGAGAAAGCCGAATTCCACGGGAAATACGTCGATTTCGATCCGATCTACTGCTGGCCGAAGCCGGTGACGAAGCCCTACCCGCCGCTCTATATCGGCGGTGGGCCGGCGAATTTCACCCGCATCGCCGACCTGAACGCCGGCTGGATCGCGATCAGCCCGTCACCGGAGCAACTGTCCCGTCCGCTGGAGCGACTGCGCGCCGCGGCCGGCAGCGACGTACCGGTTACCGTCTGTCACTGGGGCGACGCGACGGCAACGGATCTCGAAGGATATCGGCCGCTGGGGGTCGAGCGCGTCTTGCTGGACCTGCCCACCGAGCCGTACGACCAGACGCTTCGATACCTGGACAAGCTCGCGAGTGAACTCGGGCAGCTGGCGTGA
- a CDS encoding HpcH/HpaI aldolase/citrate lyase family protein: protein MTTEHAMYDQVDGAATDPDDIGSRIDPVLARSWLLVNGAHGERFQSAAHSRADIVVLDIEDAVAPKDKPTARDNVVRWLGAGNGDWVRINGFGTPWWADDIAALAGTSIGGVMLAMVESVDHVTETTLRLPNVPIVALVETARGLERITEIASAKGTFRLAFGIGDFRRDTGFGEDPTTLAYARSRFTIAAKAANLPSAIDGPTIGTNPLKLIEATAVSVEFGMTGKICLSPEQCAVVNEGLSPSQDEIGWAKEFFAEFQRDGGEIRNGSDLPRIARATKILDLARAYGIEVSEFEDERVHMPAPTDTYHY from the coding sequence ATGACCACTGAACACGCAATGTACGACCAGGTCGACGGCGCCGCTACGGATCCCGATGACATCGGTTCACGCATCGATCCCGTTCTCGCCCGAAGCTGGCTGTTGGTCAACGGCGCGCACGGCGAGCGATTCCAGTCCGCGGCGCATTCTCGCGCCGACATCGTCGTCCTCGACATCGAGGATGCCGTGGCGCCCAAAGACAAGCCGACCGCCCGCGACAACGTGGTGCGCTGGCTGGGCGCCGGAAACGGCGACTGGGTTCGTATCAACGGCTTCGGCACCCCGTGGTGGGCGGACGACATAGCCGCGCTGGCCGGCACGTCGATCGGCGGCGTGATGCTGGCGATGGTGGAATCGGTGGACCATGTCACCGAGACCACGCTGCGACTGCCGAACGTGCCGATCGTGGCGCTGGTCGAAACGGCCCGCGGCCTGGAGCGCATCACCGAGATCGCCTCGGCAAAAGGCACCTTCCGGCTGGCCTTCGGCATCGGCGATTTCCGCCGCGACACCGGTTTCGGCGAAGATCCGACCACTCTGGCCTACGCCCGATCACGGTTCACCATCGCCGCCAAGGCCGCCAACCTGCCCAGTGCCATCGACGGGCCGACCATCGGCACCAACCCGCTCAAGCTCATCGAGGCCACGGCCGTCTCCGTCGAATTCGGCATGACCGGCAAGATCTGCCTGTCGCCCGAACAATGCGCCGTGGTGAACGAGGGATTGTCCCCGTCGCAAGACGAAATCGGCTGGGCCAAAGAATTTTTCGCCGAGTTTCAGCGCGACGGCGGAGAGATCCGCAACGGCTCCGATCTGCCGCGCATTGCTCGGGCCACCAAGATCCTCGACCTGGCCCGCGCCTACGGCATCGAGGTCTCGGAGTTCGAGGACGAACGGGTTCACATGCCCGCCCCGACGGACACCTATCACTATTAG
- a CDS encoding TetR family transcriptional regulator — protein sequence MTGDPERPHDRSLDPILEVVVDILETGGYDAVQLREVARRARTSLATIYKRYPTRDALILAALERWMDENRYAGLATQQPGPDESIYDGLMRVFRTIFEPWERHPDMLRAYYRARSAPGGQRLVSRGLDAVVPAAMAVLDEADPDLVADLPPIVSNLAYGLVARFTAGEIAITEILPTLDRALFRLTAGHERRGSR from the coding sequence GTGACCGGCGACCCGGAGCGCCCGCACGACCGCAGCCTCGATCCCATCCTGGAAGTGGTCGTCGACATCCTGGAGACCGGTGGCTACGACGCCGTCCAGCTGCGGGAGGTGGCCCGGCGCGCGCGGACCTCACTGGCCACCATCTACAAGCGTTATCCAACCCGAGACGCGCTGATCCTGGCGGCGCTCGAGCGCTGGATGGACGAGAACCGCTACGCCGGTCTGGCCACGCAGCAACCCGGCCCGGACGAATCCATCTACGACGGACTGATGCGCGTGTTCCGGACGATTTTCGAACCCTGGGAGCGTCACCCGGACATGCTGCGGGCCTATTACCGTGCGCGGTCCGCCCCCGGTGGTCAGCGACTGGTGAGCCGGGGTCTCGACGCCGTTGTGCCCGCCGCGATGGCCGTGCTCGACGAGGCCGACCCCGACCTCGTCGCAGATCTGCCCCCGATCGTGTCCAACCTGGCCTACGGCCTGGTGGCGCGATTCACGGCCGGCGAAATCGCCATCACCGAGATCTTGCCGACCCTGGACCGCGCCCTGTTCCGGCTGACCGCGGGCCACGAACGTCGCGGTTCGCGATGA
- a CDS encoding HNH endonuclease, whose protein sequence is MFDSMIDPSADQATLIERIAELERVKSAAAAGQARAAAALDRARRAAEAAAGMPAERRGRGVANEVALARRDSPARGARHLDFAKALVDEMPHTLAALERGALSEWRATLIVRESACLDVADRRTLDAELCGDPANLDGLGDARVAAAAKAIACRLDPHAVADRAATAAEERRVTIRPAPDTMSYVTALLPVAQGVSVYAALCREADACRDGRPRGQVMADTLVERVTGRAATVPAPIAVNLVLSDETLLGADSAPADVCGYGPIPAAVARAMVADTVADPRSRATLRRLYAHPRSGALVAMESRSRLFPRGLAAFIELRDQRCRTPYCDAPIRHRDHARPWAEGGATTANNGLGSCERCNYAKQAPGWQVTTNDENHTHTAEFTTPTGKRYRSGAPPRIPPITVSDVEVRIGIALARHAA, encoded by the coding sequence ATGTTCGATTCGATGATCGACCCCAGCGCCGACCAAGCGACCTTGATCGAGCGCATCGCCGAGCTGGAGAGGGTCAAATCGGCGGCTGCAGCGGGCCAGGCCCGAGCGGCGGCCGCCCTGGACAGGGCACGCCGGGCCGCCGAAGCTGCCGCCGGCATGCCCGCCGAGCGGCGCGGACGTGGCGTGGCCAACGAGGTCGCGCTGGCGCGACGAGACTCACCGGCCCGCGGCGCCCGGCATCTCGACTTTGCGAAGGCTCTGGTGGACGAGATGCCGCACACTCTCGCCGCGCTGGAGCGCGGGGCCCTGTCGGAATGGCGGGCCACCCTGATCGTGCGGGAGAGCGCCTGTCTGGACGTGGCAGATCGGCGCACGCTGGACGCCGAGTTGTGTGGTGACCCGGCGAACCTCGATGGGCTGGGCGATGCGCGGGTGGCCGCGGCCGCCAAGGCGATCGCCTGCCGGCTGGACCCGCATGCCGTCGCCGACCGGGCGGCCACGGCCGCCGAGGAACGCAGGGTCACCATCCGACCCGCACCCGACACCATGTCGTATGTGACCGCGCTGCTCCCGGTAGCCCAGGGCGTGTCGGTGTATGCGGCGCTGTGCCGTGAAGCTGACGCGTGCCGCGACGGGCGCCCACGCGGACAGGTCATGGCAGACACCCTGGTAGAGCGGGTCACCGGCCGGGCCGCGACGGTTCCGGCGCCGATCGCGGTCAACCTGGTCCTGTCCGACGAGACGCTGCTCGGCGCTGACAGCGCCCCGGCGGATGTCTGCGGCTATGGCCCCATCCCCGCGGCTGTGGCCCGCGCGATGGTCGCGGACACCGTCGCTGATCCACGCTCGAGGGCAACGCTGCGCAGGCTCTACGCCCATCCGCGGAGCGGAGCGCTGGTCGCTATGGAGTCACGTTCGCGGCTGTTTCCTCGCGGGCTGGCCGCCTTCATCGAGTTGCGGGATCAGCGGTGCCGAACGCCCTACTGCGACGCGCCGATCCGACACCGCGACCATGCCCGGCCGTGGGCCGAAGGCGGTGCGACCACCGCGAATAACGGGCTCGGCTCCTGCGAGCGCTGCAACTACGCCAAGCAAGCCCCTGGCTGGCAGGTGACAACGAACGACGAAAACCACACGCACACAGCGGAATTCACCACCCCAACGGGTAAGCGATACCGGTCCGGGGCGCCACCGCGGATACCGCCGATCACGGTCAGCGACGTCGAGGTCCGCATCGGCATCGCGCTCGCTCGGCACGCCGCCTAA
- a CDS encoding mycofactocin-coupled SDR family oxidoreductase produces the protein MAGRVDDKVAFVTGAARGQGRSHAVRLAQEGADIIAVDICQPIENSAAPPATPEDLAETADLVKAQDRRIVTAEVDVRDYDSLKAAVDGGVEQLGRLDIVVANAGIGTVGVRLDRMDEGLWQQMIDVNLSGVWKSVKAAVPHLDSGASIVLTSSVAGLKAYPHTGHYVAAKHGVVGLMRSFAVELGPRNIRVNSVHPTHVNTPLLINDNTFRLFRPDLENPGLDDFAPICRTFHILPIPWVTAADITNAVLFLASAESRYITGVALPVDAGSCLK, from the coding sequence ATGGCCGGCCGAGTCGACGACAAGGTCGCGTTTGTCACCGGCGCGGCCCGCGGCCAGGGCCGCAGTCACGCCGTGCGACTCGCGCAGGAAGGCGCCGACATCATCGCGGTCGACATCTGCCAACCGATCGAGAACTCGGCGGCACCACCTGCGACACCCGAAGACCTCGCGGAGACGGCCGACCTCGTCAAGGCCCAGGACCGGCGGATCGTCACCGCCGAAGTCGACGTCCGCGATTACGACTCGCTCAAGGCCGCCGTCGACGGCGGGGTCGAGCAACTCGGCCGGCTGGACATCGTCGTCGCCAACGCCGGCATCGGCACCGTGGGCGTCCGGCTGGACCGCATGGACGAAGGCCTGTGGCAGCAAATGATCGACGTCAACCTCAGCGGCGTCTGGAAGTCGGTGAAAGCCGCGGTGCCCCATCTTGATTCGGGCGCATCAATTGTCTTGACCAGCTCGGTCGCCGGACTCAAGGCATATCCACACACCGGGCACTACGTCGCGGCCAAACACGGGGTCGTCGGGCTGATGCGGTCCTTCGCTGTCGAGCTGGGTCCGCGAAACATCCGCGTCAACTCGGTACACCCGACACACGTGAACACGCCATTGTTGATCAACGACAACACTTTTCGCCTGTTCCGGCCCGACTTGGAAAATCCGGGCCTCGACGACTTTGCCCCGATCTGCCGGACCTTCCACATCCTGCCAATCCCCTGGGTCACCGCCGCGGACATCACCAACGCGGTCCTGTTCCTGGCGTCTGCCGAATCGCGCTACATCACCGGCGTCGCGCTGCCCGTCGACGCGGGCAGCTGCCTGAAGTAG
- a CDS encoding oxidoreductase: protein MNGRSPVVLVTGVSSGIGLAVANAFAAKGFEVFGTSRNPSRTQPIPGVELVQLDVTDATSVSTAVASVIRRAGRIDILVNNAGVGIIGAAEESSVAQAQQLFDTNFFGLVRLTREVLPHLRAQGGGRIINIGSVLGLLPAPYAALYSASKHAVEGYSGSLDHETREFGVRVSVVEPGFTKTSFGANAVDADSLIDSYVTARENARLVITEGVHHGDDPAVVARAVLKAATSRRPKVRYPAGALARGLSLLRKFAPEALMDKGIRKANKVTSTPKPVANRLPSAVG, encoded by the coding sequence ATGAACGGACGATCGCCAGTGGTATTGGTTACCGGCGTTTCCTCGGGAATCGGCCTCGCCGTGGCGAACGCTTTCGCGGCGAAGGGTTTTGAGGTCTTCGGCACCAGTCGCAACCCGAGTAGAACGCAACCGATACCCGGGGTGGAATTGGTGCAGTTGGATGTCACCGACGCCACGTCGGTCAGCACGGCCGTCGCCTCGGTCATCCGGCGGGCCGGTCGCATCGACATCCTGGTCAACAATGCCGGCGTAGGGATCATCGGCGCCGCGGAGGAGAGCTCGGTCGCCCAGGCGCAGCAGCTCTTCGACACCAACTTCTTCGGCCTGGTGCGGCTGACTCGTGAGGTGCTGCCGCATCTGCGCGCGCAGGGCGGCGGACGCATCATCAACATCGGCTCGGTGTTGGGTTTACTGCCCGCGCCCTACGCCGCGCTCTATTCGGCTTCGAAGCATGCCGTCGAGGGGTACTCGGGGTCTCTGGACCATGAAACCCGGGAATTCGGCGTGCGGGTGTCAGTCGTCGAACCCGGTTTCACCAAGACCTCGTTCGGCGCCAATGCCGTCGATGCCGATTCACTGATCGACAGTTACGTGACCGCTCGCGAGAACGCCCGACTCGTCATCACCGAGGGAGTGCACCACGGGGATGATCCCGCGGTGGTGGCTCGGGCCGTCCTCAAGGCGGCGACCAGCCGAAGGCCGAAAGTGCGCTATCCGGCCGGCGCCCTGGCGCGCGGACTGTCGCTGCTGCGCAAGTTCGCCCCCGAAGCGCTGATGGACAAGGGAATTCGCAAAGCGAACAAGGTGACGTCGACACCGAAACCGGTCGCCAACCGGTTGCCCAGCGCAGTGGGGTAG